The proteins below come from a single Candida albicans SC5314 chromosome 7, complete sequence genomic window:
- a CDS encoding RNA-processing protein (Putative pre-tRNA processing protein; heterozygous null mutant exhibits hypersensitivity to parnafungin and cordycepin in the C. albicans fitness test), giving the protein MSSNQTPTTDNVLLTLKEARKLALNEPQNYPNVLRSMFNLITKEPETQQQTSEIQQLIVDFMYETFINNSILQQSVKIELAIDSLDALTILTNIHDIATLRKVIDISCVIYRLLFQYVALNDNSNQIWSKITELKNVLVNKFQSNFPLPPSDNTEHDLLRNIATKLDLLKFMMTIIDVSSKTRIIGDPIQNTNSMQFSLNDVPPNHSLIKYDQMEYESQVIFKSMVLRVFNYDIIIAPLITATLNHCILIMKRKPQFVPLLLKTIEEYDTNNKLQSNYQSLEQFKLARKYVDRNLRNFISHCQKYKLIPPEFNMPLGRMANTLTERGTNIRKKNIFAIDEPNIKKRKFEGFYNSSKKMKQMSYSHLYTLNDVNDGLNNFDLSTLPQDYVTNMVVNALQRAPVSKLVKALEIISERYIDAFQKPRPIATPVSQINNNSATTTTATPVAKQEDPEVNDEDEEDERYQVDLNGDFYDPSKVFSLPPPKELSFQEKKQHINIIIKNFLELAKKGGPENDNINNNNNNNNSSQNGEDESELSPGDKGDISKALKKVAIKGWKKGNWLILLSRLATRGMRTNPKSGNNTIVKQEDGSEEPKMSPDQKNNQQLSDLIRLAILEYFSENVHGRIDMVIEWLNEEWYSERVFQSNEYLNEGKDPDKEVITTPIYDIWSRKVVDATVSYIEPNDKKIFLRLLSDLPELNEDLIGRIKSLCIDPGRSAIGFLALQFLIMYRPPVKQMCLKVLQELSESDQEDISIEAKKRLEKFK; this is encoded by the coding sequence ATGTCATCAAATCAAACGCCTACTACTGATAATGTATTGCTTACTCTTAAGGAAGCTAGAAAGTTAGCTCTCAATGAACCTCAAAACTATCCTAATGTATTACGATCTATGTTTAATCTCATCACCAAAGAACCTGaaacacaacaacaaacatcagagattcaacaattaattgttgattttatgTATGAAacatttataaataattcTATATTACAACAAAGCGTCAAAATCGAATTAGCAATTGATTCTTTAGATGCATTAACAATCTTGACCAATATTCATGATATTGCCACATTACGTAAAGTCATTGATATATCATGTGTTATATATCGATTACTTTTCCAATATGTGGCACTTAATGATAATAGTAATCAAATTTGGAGTAAAATTactgaattgaaaaatgttttggttaataaatttcaaagtAATTTCCCTTTACCACCAAGTGATAATACTGAACATGATTTATTAAGAAATATTGCTACAAAAttagatttattaaaatttatgATGACAATTATTGATGTTTCTTCGAAAACTCGTATAATTGGTGACCCAATACAAAATACCAATTCCATGCAATTTTCGTTAAATGATGTACCACCCAATCATAGTTTAATCAAATATGATCAAATGGAATATGAATCACAAGtcatttttaaatcaatgGTATTAAGGGTTTTCAATtatgatattattattgccCCTTTGATCACAGCCACATTGAATCATTGTATACTTATAATGAAACGCAAACCACAATTTGTTcctttattattgaaaacaattgaagaatacgacactaataataaacttCAATCGAATTATCAATCATTAGAACAATTTAAATTGGCAAGAAAATATGTTGATAGAAATTTACGTAATTTCATATCTCATTGtcaaaaatacaaattaaTCCCACCGGAATTTAATATGCCATTAGGAAGAATGGCTAATACCTTAACTGAACGTGGAACTAATattagaaagaaaaatatatttgcCATTGATGAAccaaatattaaaaaaagaaaatttgaagGGTTTTATAATTCTTcgaaaaaaatgaaacaaatgaGTTATAGTCATTTATATACTTTAAATGATGTGAATGATggattaaataattttgatttgagtACTTTACCCCAAGATTATGTAACAAATATGGTGGTTAATGCTTTACAACGTGCTCCAGTTTCAAAATTGGTGAAGGCATTAGAAATCATTTCAGAAAGATATATTGATGCATTTCAAAAACCACGACCAATTGCCACTCCAGTTAGtcaaatcaataacaatagcGCAACCACAACTACTGCAACCCCAGTGGCAAAACAAGAAGATCCAGAAGtcaatgatgaagatgaagaagatgaacGATATCAAGTTGATCTTAATGGAGATTTTTATGATCCCCTGAAAGTTTTCAGTTTACCACCACCTAAAGAATTATCATTCCAAGAGAAAAAGCAACATattaatataattattaaaaatttcttggAATTAGCTAAAAAAGGTGGTCctgaaaatgataatattaacaacaacaacaacaacaacaacagtagCCAAAATGGGGAAGATGAATCAGAATTGAGTCCTGGAGATAAAGGTGATATTAGTAAGGCATTAAAAAAAGTAGCCATTAAAGGTTGGAAAAAAGGTAATTggttaatattattatctcGATTAGCCACTAGAGGAATGAGAACGAATCCAAAAAGCGGAAATAATACTATTGTCAAACAAGAGGATGGAAGTGAAGAACCAAAAATGTCACCggatcaaaaaaataatcaacaattgagTGATTTGATACGATTAGCTATACTTGAATACTTTCTGGAAAATGTCCATGGTAGAATTGATATGGTTATAGAATGGCTTAATGAAGAATGGTATAGTGAACGAGTTTTCCAACTGAATGAATATCTTAATGAAGGTAAAGACCCTGATAAGGAGGTTATTACTACACCAATATATGATATATGGAGTAGAAAAGTTGTTGATGCGACTGTATCATATATTGAAcctaatgataaaaaaattttccttCGTTTATTAAGTGATTTACCTGAATTAAATGAAGATTTAATTGGTagaattaaatcattatgtATTGATCCAGGAAGATCAGCCATTGGGTTTTTAGCTTTacaatttttgattatgTATAGACCTCCAGTGAAACAAATGTGTTTAAAAGttttacaagaattgaGTGAAAGTGATCAAGAAGATATAAGTATTGAAGCTAAAAAGAGGTTAGagaaatttaaataa